In Vibrio atlanticus, the following proteins share a genomic window:
- a CDS encoding sodium:solute symporter family protein has protein sequence MDIQTWTFILVGITFAVYIGIAIWARAGTTSEFYVAGGGVHPVANGMATAADWMSAASFISMAGIISFVGYDGAVYLMGWTGGYVLLALCLAPYLRKFGQFTVPDFIGERYYSKTARMVAVFCAIFVSFTYVAGQMRGVGVVFSRFLEVDINLGIIIGMGIVFFYAVLGGMKGITYTQVAQFCVLIFAFLVPAIFTSIMMTGNPLPQVGMGSTLSGTDVYLLDKLDGLTEELGFTAYTEGNKSMVDVFFICAALMVGTAGLPHVIIRFFTVPKVRDARISAGWALLFISLLYTTAPGVAAFARVNMIETINGPDMQGVAAADAPSWYKNWESTGLVGWEDKNGDGKMFYSGDERNEMKINRDIIVLASPELAKLPNWVVALLAAGGLAAALSTAAGLLLVISTSISHDLLKKGFRPNMTDKQELLAARLAAMIAIVGAGYLGINPPGFVAQVVAFAFGLAAASFFPAIILGIFYKKMNKEGAIAGMLSGIAFTASYIIYFKFINPAASTPENWWFGISPEGIGTLGMCLNFVVSIAVNKVTAEVPQDVQEMVENIRYPKGAGEAHDH, from the coding sequence CTGGCGGCGGCGTACACCCAGTAGCAAACGGCATGGCAACAGCCGCTGACTGGATGTCGGCAGCATCATTCATCTCAATGGCAGGTATCATCTCATTCGTTGGTTATGACGGTGCGGTTTACCTAATGGGTTGGACAGGTGGTTATGTACTACTTGCGCTATGTTTAGCACCTTACCTACGTAAGTTCGGTCAGTTTACGGTTCCTGATTTCATCGGTGAGCGTTACTACTCGAAAACGGCACGTATGGTAGCGGTATTCTGTGCAATCTTCGTATCGTTTACGTACGTTGCAGGCCAGATGCGAGGTGTGGGCGTTGTATTCTCTCGTTTCCTAGAAGTTGATATTAACCTAGGCATCATCATTGGTATGGGTATTGTGTTCTTCTACGCAGTACTAGGTGGCATGAAAGGCATCACTTATACGCAGGTAGCTCAATTCTGTGTCCTCATTTTCGCCTTCCTTGTTCCAGCAATCTTTACCTCAATCATGATGACGGGTAACCCACTTCCACAAGTTGGTATGGGCTCTACGCTATCAGGCACAGATGTTTACCTTCTTGATAAACTGGATGGACTGACCGAAGAACTCGGATTTACCGCCTATACAGAAGGTAACAAGAGCATGGTAGATGTATTCTTCATCTGTGCGGCTCTAATGGTAGGTACTGCCGGTCTTCCACACGTAATCATTCGTTTCTTCACGGTACCAAAAGTACGTGATGCTCGTATCTCAGCGGGTTGGGCACTACTGTTCATCTCATTGCTATACACAACAGCACCCGGCGTTGCAGCATTCGCTCGTGTAAACATGATCGAAACAATCAACGGCCCTGACATGCAAGGTGTCGCCGCAGCAGACGCACCGAGCTGGTACAAAAACTGGGAAAGCACTGGCCTAGTAGGTTGGGAAGATAAGAACGGCGATGGCAAAATGTTCTACTCGGGCGATGAACGCAACGAGATGAAGATTAACCGTGACATCATCGTACTGGCTTCTCCAGAACTAGCAAAACTACCAAACTGGGTTGTCGCACTGCTTGCAGCCGGTGGCCTAGCCGCAGCACTATCAACAGCCGCAGGTCTGCTATTGGTAATCTCAACGTCGATTTCACATGACTTGTTGAAGAAAGGCTTTAGACCAAACATGACCGACAAGCAGGAACTGTTAGCCGCTCGTTTAGCTGCCATGATCGCGATTGTAGGTGCAGGTTACTTGGGTATTAACCCACCAGGCTTCGTAGCACAGGTAGTAGCGTTTGCCTTCGGCTTAGCCGCAGCATCCTTCTTCCCAGCGATCATCCTAGGTATCTTCTACAAGAAGATGAACAAGGAAGGCGCAATTGCAGGTATGTTGTCAGGTATTGCCTTCACAGCAAGCTACATCATCTACTTCAAGTTCATTAACCCAGCAGCAAGCACACCAGAAAACTGGTGGTTTGGTATCAGCCCAGAAGGCATCGGTACGCTAGGTATGTGTCTAAACTTCGTAGTATCAATTGCTGTAAACAAAGTAACTGCTGAAGTGCCACAAGATGTCCAAGAGATGGTTGAGAACATCCGTTACCCGAAAGGTGCTGGTGAAGCTCACGACCACTAA